A DNA window from Thermostichus vulcanus str. 'Rupite' contains the following coding sequences:
- a CDS encoding S9 family peptidase — MVEQASYGSWRSPITSDLVVAGSLRLGQAHWDQGNLYWTEGRPQEEGRNVLIRRSTDGILTELTPAPFNVRTRVHEYGGGAYWVSEGIVYFCNFADQRLYRLIPGSDPQPLTEAGPYRYADGVVDRVRRRILCVREDHSQGGEPQNTLVSIDLESGSQQILTSGHDFYANPRLSPDGQALVWLTWDHPQMPWDGTELWWAAVAPDGTLGDPQKVAGGRNESIFQPQWSPQGILYFVSDRSGWWNLYRWDPSQPEPVQPLCPMEAEFGEPQWVFGMSTYGFCGDGRLLARYEQDGLSHLAYLDPDSGQLQGIPLPYTQISGLQVSGEQAVFLAGSPTESVALVCLELRSGQVQVLARSNSWVVDPGYVSIPETIAFPTGADAVAYAFFYPPQNQDFVAPPGEKPPLLVKSHGGPTGATAAVLNLGIQYWTSRGIAVLDVNYRGSTGYGRAYRDALKGKWGLVDVEDCIYGAKFLADQGKVDGERLMIDGGSAGGYTTLAALTFHDTFKAGASYYGVSDLEALAQDTHKFESRYLDGLIGPYPERQDLYRARSPIHHLDRLNCPVIFFQGLEDAIVPPNQAEAMVEALRAKGLPVAYVPFEGEQHGFRQAANIKRALEAELYFYAQVLGFALAEEIEPVAIDNLVVHRKSC; from the coding sequence ATGGTTGAGCAAGCCAGCTATGGATCCTGGCGATCCCCGATTACATCTGATCTGGTTGTAGCGGGATCCCTCCGCTTGGGTCAGGCCCATTGGGATCAAGGCAATCTCTACTGGACAGAGGGTCGTCCCCAGGAGGAGGGGCGCAATGTGTTGATCCGGCGTTCTACGGATGGGATCCTGACAGAACTGACGCCTGCTCCCTTCAACGTGCGAACCCGCGTGCATGAGTACGGGGGCGGAGCCTACTGGGTGTCGGAGGGGATTGTTTATTTTTGCAATTTTGCCGACCAACGGCTCTACCGCCTCATCCCGGGTTCGGATCCCCAGCCGCTGACGGAAGCAGGTCCCTACCGCTACGCCGATGGTGTGGTGGATCGGGTGCGCAGGCGCATCCTCTGTGTACGGGAGGATCACAGTCAGGGGGGAGAGCCGCAAAACACCCTTGTTTCCATTGACTTGGAGAGCGGATCCCAGCAGATTCTGACCTCTGGACACGACTTCTACGCCAACCCGCGCCTTAGTCCTGATGGTCAGGCCTTAGTGTGGCTGACCTGGGATCACCCGCAAATGCCCTGGGATGGAACAGAACTTTGGTGGGCAGCAGTGGCTCCAGACGGGACATTAGGGGATCCTCAAAAAGTGGCCGGTGGCCGGAACGAATCGATTTTTCAACCCCAATGGTCACCGCAGGGGATCCTGTACTTTGTTTCGGACCGCTCCGGTTGGTGGAATCTCTACCGCTGGGATCCTAGTCAGCCCGAGCCTGTCCAGCCGCTGTGTCCCATGGAGGCGGAGTTTGGAGAACCCCAGTGGGTGTTTGGCATGAGCACCTACGGCTTTTGTGGCGATGGGCGTCTTCTGGCCCGCTATGAGCAAGACGGGCTTTCCCATCTGGCTTACCTGGATCCGGATTCAGGACAGTTGCAAGGGATCCCGCTGCCCTATACCCAGATCAGCGGTTTGCAGGTGAGTGGGGAGCAAGCGGTGTTCTTGGCCGGATCCCCGACGGAATCGGTGGCATTGGTCTGTTTAGAGCTACGTTCTGGACAAGTTCAGGTACTGGCCCGCTCCAACAGCTGGGTGGTGGATCCCGGCTATGTGTCGATCCCAGAGACCATTGCTTTTCCGACCGGGGCAGATGCAGTGGCCTACGCCTTCTTTTATCCACCCCAAAATCAAGATTTCGTGGCTCCCCCTGGTGAAAAACCTCCTCTCTTGGTGAAAAGTCACGGGGGGCCGACCGGGGCAACAGCGGCGGTGCTGAACCTAGGGATCCAATACTGGACCAGCCGGGGGATTGCGGTTTTGGATGTGAACTATCGCGGTAGTACGGGCTATGGACGGGCCTATCGAGATGCCCTGAAGGGGAAATGGGGTCTGGTGGATGTGGAGGATTGTATCTATGGGGCGAAATTCTTAGCAGACCAGGGCAAGGTGGATGGGGAGCGGCTGATGATCGATGGGGGCAGTGCAGGGGGCTATACTACGCTGGCTGCCCTGACTTTCCACGACACCTTCAAAGCGGGTGCCAGCTACTACGGGGTTAGCGACCTGGAAGCCCTGGCCCAAGATACCCATAAGTTCGAATCTCGTTACTTGGATGGCCTGATCGGCCCCTACCCAGAGCGACAGGATCTCTACCGGGCTCGTTCTCCCATTCATCATTTGGATCGCCTCAATTGCCCGGTTATTTTCTTTCAGGGCTTAGAAGACGCGATTGTGCCCCCCAACCAAGCGGAGGCCATGGTAGAAGCGCTGCGGGCCAAGGGGTTGCCGGTGGCCTATGTCCCCTTTGAGGGGGAACAACACGGCTTTCGACAGGCGGCCAACATCAAACGGGCTTTGGAGGCAGAGCTTTACTTCTACGCTCAAGTACTGGGCTTTGCTCTTGCAGAGGAGATTGAACCTGTTGCCATCGATAATCTGGTAGTGCATCGCAAGTCATGCTGA